The following DNA comes from Bacteroidetes bacterium SB0662_bin_6.
GCACGCACCGGGGTGCGTCCATCGCAGTACCGACGGCCCGTTCGGAATTCAATGTGTATGCGGTGGAATGGACGCCGTCGGAGATACGCGGCTATGTCAATGAAACGCAGTATTTTACGTTTGCAAACGAGCGATTGACCAATTCGCAGGCCGATGATCGGCACTGGCCGTTCGATCACCCGTTCCATTTGATTTTCAACATTGCCGTGGGCGGTACCTGGGGTGGGCAGCAGGGGGTGGATCCCGACATTTGGCCCCAGCGTCTGCAGGTCGATTATGTGCGCGTGTACGGATGCGAATCCTGATGCACATGTTCCGGTTTTTCGTTCCCCCTACGTTTTTATGCACAACTTTGCTATCACCGGCGTGGCCGGTTATATCGCCCCACGGCATTTGAAAGCCATTAAGGACACGGGCAACCATTTACTGGCCGCCATCGATCCGCACGATTCAGCGGGTATCCTTGATCGGTATTTTCCGGACGCTGCTTTTTTTACCGAGATAGAGCGATTCGATCGTCATCTCGAAAAACTTCGGCGGGAAAAGGAATCCCGGCAACTGCATTACCTCTCCATCTGCTCACCGAACCATTTGCATGATGCGCATATTCGTCTTGCCTTGCGGCTGGGCGCCAACGCACTCTGCGAAAAGCCGCTTGTTCTGAAGCCGTCCAATCTGGATTATTTGCAGAAATTCGAAGAAGAACATCCCGGAACGGTGTATACCGTACTTCAATTGCGCCTGCATCCGGATATTCTGGCCTTGCGTGCACGGCTGCAACAGCAAACGAATCGGCGGCACAGTGTACGCCTTACCTATGTTACTTCACGCGGCATCTGGTATCGGTATTCATGGAAAGGAGATGACGAAAAGTCCGGGGGCATCGCGATGAACATCGGGATTCATTTTTTCGATTTGCTGATGTGGTTGTTCGGCGAGGTTGAAGGGCACCGCATTCACGTTATGGAAGCACAGCGCGCCGGTGGCCTGATGGCGCTGAAGAACGCGGATGTGCAGTGGTTTCTGTCGATAGACGAGCGTGATATACCGGATGAGGTCAGGGGCCTGCAGCGAACGTACCGGTCCATTGAGGTCGATGGGAAAGAGATTGAGTTTTCCAACCGATTCGATGATCTGCATACGCGTGTGTACGAAGAGACGCTTGCAGGGCACGGTTTCCGGATTGCAGACATTCGACCTGCGATCGAGTTGGTGGACGCCATCCGTTTGGTCGAGCCCGTAAAGATATTTTCGGGGGATGCACACCCGATGTCTATCGGGTTCAAATCGTCGGAATCACGAGAACGAGTACGCCATACGCGGTAAACGTAGTGAAACTTGGAGTCATCGGTACGGGGTATGTGGGCCTGGTAACAGGCACGTGTTTCGCAGAGATGGGCAACGACGTCATTTGTGTCGATGTCGATGCGCAGAAGGTGGCGCAGCTCCGCGCAGGGCGCATTACGATTTTCGAACCCGGTCTGGAGATCTTTTTTGAACGGAACATTCGCGAGGGGCGTCTTCGCTTTACGCTGGATCTTGAGGAGGCGGTGTACGGATGCGACGTGATTTTTATGGCCCTCCCGACTCCTCCGAATGAAGACGGCTCCGCTGACCTTTCCTATGTGCTCGGCGTAGCGGCCGATATCGCCGTATTGCTTCGCAAGGCTTCTCCCCGCGCGTATAAGATCATTGTGAACAAGAGCACGGTGCCGGTCGGGACGGCGGATCGTACACGAGAGACCCTTATAGATGGAGGATTGGCTCCCGGCCTGGATTTCGATGTGGTGTCGAACCCGGAGTTTT
Coding sequences within:
- a CDS encoding Gfo/Idh/MocA family oxidoreductase, which gives rise to MHNFAITGVAGYIAPRHLKAIKDTGNHLLAAIDPHDSAGILDRYFPDAAFFTEIERFDRHLEKLRREKESRQLHYLSICSPNHLHDAHIRLALRLGANALCEKPLVLKPSNLDYLQKFEEEHPGTVYTVLQLRLHPDILALRARLQQQTNRRHSVRLTYVTSRGIWYRYSWKGDDEKSGGIAMNIGIHFFDLLMWLFGEVEGHRIHVMEAQRAGGLMALKNADVQWFLSIDERDIPDEVRGLQRTYRSIEVDGKEIEFSNRFDDLHTRVYEETLAGHGFRIADIRPAIELVDAIRLVEPVKIFSGDAHPMSIGFKSSESRERVRHTR